The following coding sequences are from one Limisphaerales bacterium window:
- the fbaA gene encoding class II fructose-bisphosphate aldolase, translating into MPIATPTQYAAMLDAAQAGDYAYPAVNVTSITTINAALKAFADAKSDGIIQFSTGGGQFASGLNVKDATFGCIVLAEAAHRLAEKYDVLIGLHTDHCQPEVAADFLKPLIAETAKRRAAGNGNLFQSHMLDASILPLEENMAISKEYLELCAANEIILEVEAGVVGGEEDGSAGSDDTPAEKLYTTPEDMLTVYESLNGLGRYMFAATFGNVHGAYKPGAVKLSPEILKQGQDAVIGKHGETAKFDLVFHGGSGSEKHQIKETLEYGVIKMNIDTDTQYSFTRPIADHVMTNYEGVLKIDGEVGSKKVYDPRSYLKKGEEAMAARLVEACDDLESTGKSIAGTV; encoded by the coding sequence ATGCCCATTGCCACACCCACGCAATACGCTGCGATGCTCGATGCCGCCCAAGCGGGCGACTACGCTTATCCCGCCGTTAACGTCACCTCCATCACCACCATCAACGCCGCGCTCAAGGCCTTTGCCGACGCGAAATCCGATGGCATCATTCAGTTCTCCACCGGCGGCGGCCAGTTCGCTTCGGGCCTCAATGTGAAGGACGCCACCTTTGGCTGCATCGTCCTCGCCGAGGCAGCCCATCGGCTCGCGGAAAAATATGACGTGCTCATCGGTCTGCACACCGATCATTGCCAACCGGAAGTAGCCGCTGATTTTCTCAAACCGCTCATCGCCGAAACCGCCAAGCGCCGCGCTGCCGGAAATGGAAATCTTTTCCAAAGCCATATGCTCGATGCCTCGATTTTGCCATTAGAAGAAAATATGGCGATCTCGAAGGAATACCTCGAGCTGTGCGCCGCCAATGAGATCATTCTCGAAGTCGAAGCCGGCGTCGTCGGCGGCGAAGAAGATGGCTCCGCCGGCAGCGACGACACGCCCGCCGAAAAACTTTACACCACGCCCGAGGATATGCTCACCGTGTACGAAAGCCTCAACGGCCTTGGCCGGTACATGTTCGCCGCCACCTTCGGTAATGTGCACGGCGCGTACAAACCCGGCGCGGTGAAGCTCAGCCCCGAGATTCTCAAGCAAGGGCAGGACGCCGTCATCGGTAAACACGGCGAGACCGCGAAGTTCGATTTGGTTTTCCACGGCGGCAGCGGCTCCGAGAAACATCAAATTAAAGAGACCCTCGAATACGGTGTCATCAAAATGAACATCGACACCGACACGCAATACAGTTTCACCCGCCCCATTGCCGACCACGTGATGACGAATTACGAAGGCGTGCTGAAAATCGACGGAGAAGTCGGCAGCAAAAAGGTTTATGACCCGCGCTCCTACCTGAAGAAGGGCGAGGAAGCGATGGCCGCTCGCCTTGTGGAAGCCTGTGACGATCTTGAGAGCACCGGCAAATCCATCGCCGGGACAGTATAA
- a CDS encoding S8 family serine peptidase has product MKRFIPVFAVLLVGCHTPDPANVSAYAKYISHAAPGKEGNLPFTALIPKKATGAAQFLKEHPQYDGRGVVVAIFDTGVDPGAPGLQTTPDGRPKIVDVIDGSGSGDVRTTTVRELKNGKLTGLTGRTLTLPKAWKSRDKTYRVGMVEAWRIFPRDLVSRLKTKRREAWDIQQRKRTEGIERTIANWDKANPKPTQEQMLQRDDLNARLVQLKSLQAKYRDPGPIYDCLVFHDGKQWNASVDTDEDGDFSNEKQMTNFRVNRDYGTFGGEAQMNFATNIYRDGDLLSIVVDCGAHGTHVAGIVAAHFPKQPELNGLAPGAQIVSVKIGDTRLGSSSTATGQMRGIISVLQNKCDLINMSYGGPSSRPNVGRIYTEYANIVNRHGVIFCASAGNNGPALSTVGSPGGTTSALLGIGASVTPQMMLDQYGMRATRKDMQYTWSSRGPALDGDLGVDLTAPGGAIAPVPNWLLRRNTQMNGTSMSSPNACGNIALLLSALKSEKANCTPHRVRRALENTAKPIGGLSPHEQGRGMIQIHKAYDWLKNNPAVTDSDFKFDVSIRSRGNARGIYLREPFEVKRVHSVSVTLKPVFHRDTKPTEKINFEKRLLLHCEADWVEHASQILLANDSERITVEVDPTGLAPGVHYTEVVGTDADAPQGGALVRVPVTVIIPEQVEGAKWKATLTFKGGDTTRRFLAVPTGATWADLHVRTIRAGTDQRITMHAVQLLPGLSFRAGEAERYITLREGAERVESFAVTGGRTLELCLAQYWSSLGEAEAEFTLQFHGLVPASEVVSMDGNDLTDSVVVTAPLRDERVSPSGSFKTWRRSVRPTNAVIRPLDPVRDRLDDEEQIHEMMITYNFDQANPARVTPVLTVDYNDGSDYFFESGVWQLFDAQKRRLGSGSHNDPVSLAKGKHVLRYHVRHPDKKLLERFQHSLLMLDQPASRAVSLAFHEHAEGAIRGTARFAARTLRRGDSIRLHFAIPKHAQLSSGVKPGDILRGEIQYGGNTDGLNGVGQKPGGFPVQYIVPAARNSFPSTQPKVVPAKKPEPKKLTDEEKLAEKNLELALAKLKPLDPVKDADAILKATDAVLKLLDLDGLQQYLGTPADETAADKDALKKKWDAHKAALITALRAQARVRLAQAKADKKTIAAFEAAWKKLIRWSPATDAANAELLLESELLHERLGNAVKILAAKISKSPESRAHYEKRAELLGKIGWTEWQAHEKKSLLVRFPSEYPPF; this is encoded by the coding sequence ATGAAACGATTCATCCCAGTGTTTGCCGTGCTGCTGGTCGGCTGTCACACGCCCGATCCGGCCAACGTTAGCGCGTACGCCAAATACATTTCCCACGCTGCCCCCGGCAAGGAAGGCAACCTGCCCTTCACCGCACTCATCCCCAAAAAGGCCACCGGCGCAGCGCAGTTTCTCAAGGAACATCCGCAGTACGATGGCCGCGGCGTGGTGGTGGCCATCTTCGATACCGGCGTGGATCCCGGCGCGCCCGGACTGCAAACCACTCCCGACGGCCGGCCCAAGATTGTGGACGTCATTGATGGTTCCGGCAGTGGCGACGTGCGCACCACCACCGTGCGCGAACTCAAAAACGGCAAACTCACCGGCCTCACCGGCCGCACGCTCACGCTGCCCAAAGCGTGGAAGAGTCGCGATAAAACATACCGCGTCGGCATGGTGGAAGCGTGGCGCATTTTCCCGCGCGATCTCGTCAGCCGCCTCAAAACCAAACGCCGCGAAGCGTGGGACATCCAACAACGCAAACGCACCGAGGGGATTGAGCGCACCATCGCTAATTGGGACAAAGCCAACCCGAAGCCCACCCAAGAACAAATGCTCCAACGCGATGACCTGAACGCCAGACTCGTCCAGCTCAAATCGCTGCAAGCCAAGTACCGCGATCCCGGCCCCATTTACGACTGCCTTGTTTTCCACGACGGCAAACAGTGGAACGCCAGCGTGGACACTGATGAGGACGGCGATTTCTCCAACGAAAAACAAATGACCAATTTCCGCGTGAACCGCGATTACGGCACCTTCGGCGGCGAGGCGCAGATGAATTTTGCCACCAACATTTATCGCGATGGCGATTTACTTTCGATCGTGGTCGATTGCGGCGCGCACGGCACCCACGTGGCCGGCATTGTGGCGGCGCATTTTCCCAAGCAACCCGAGCTCAACGGCCTCGCGCCCGGCGCGCAGATTGTTTCTGTGAAAATCGGCGACACCCGTCTTGGCTCCAGCTCCACCGCTACCGGCCAAATGCGCGGGATCATTTCCGTGTTGCAAAACAAATGTGACCTTATCAATATGAGCTACGGTGGCCCGTCATCGCGCCCGAATGTCGGCCGCATTTACACCGAATACGCGAACATCGTAAACCGCCACGGCGTCATCTTTTGCGCCAGCGCGGGCAACAACGGCCCGGCGTTGTCCACCGTCGGTTCCCCCGGCGGCACCACCAGCGCGCTGCTCGGCATTGGGGCGAGTGTCACCCCACAAATGATGCTCGACCAATACGGCATGCGCGCCACACGCAAAGATATGCAATACACCTGGAGCTCGCGCGGGCCCGCGCTCGATGGCGACCTCGGCGTAGATCTCACCGCGCCCGGCGGTGCCATCGCCCCCGTGCCCAATTGGTTGCTGCGCCGCAATACGCAAATGAACGGCACCTCGATGTCCTCCCCCAATGCCTGCGGCAACATCGCGCTGCTGCTCTCCGCGCTGAAATCTGAAAAAGCCAATTGCACGCCCCATCGCGTGCGCCGCGCGCTGGAAAACACGGCCAAGCCGATTGGCGGTTTGTCGCCGCACGAACAAGGGCGCGGAATGATCCAAATTCACAAGGCGTATGATTGGCTGAAAAATAATCCGGCCGTGACGGACAGTGATTTCAAATTTGACGTCAGCATTCGGTCACGCGGCAATGCCCGTGGAATTTATTTGCGCGAGCCTTTTGAGGTGAAACGTGTTCATTCTGTTTCAGTAACATTAAAACCGGTGTTTCATCGGGACACAAAGCCCACGGAGAAAATCAATTTTGAAAAACGTTTACTGCTCCATTGCGAAGCCGACTGGGTGGAACACGCCAGCCAAATCCTGCTCGCCAATGATTCCGAACGGATCACGGTAGAAGTCGACCCCACCGGCCTCGCGCCCGGCGTGCATTATACCGAAGTGGTGGGTACCGACGCCGATGCGCCCCAAGGCGGCGCGCTCGTGCGCGTGCCGGTCACGGTCATCATTCCTGAACAAGTTGAGGGCGCAAAATGGAAAGCAACGCTTACGTTCAAAGGCGGCGATACCACGCGCCGGTTTCTCGCTGTGCCGACGGGGGCCACGTGGGCCGATCTCCACGTGCGCACGATCAGGGCCGGCACGGATCAGCGGATCACAATGCACGCGGTGCAGTTGTTGCCGGGGTTGTCTTTCCGCGCTGGCGAAGCGGAACGCTACATCACACTGCGCGAAGGTGCAGAGCGCGTGGAGAGTTTCGCCGTTACCGGCGGCCGTACGTTGGAACTTTGCCTCGCGCAATATTGGTCCAGCCTCGGCGAGGCGGAAGCGGAATTCACGCTGCAATTTCACGGGCTCGTTCCCGCCAGCGAAGTGGTTTCGATGGATGGAAATGATTTGACCGACAGCGTGGTGGTCACCGCACCGCTGCGCGATGAACGAGTCTCACCTTCGGGCTCATTCAAAACGTGGCGCCGCTCGGTGCGTCCGACGAATGCGGTAATCCGGCCGCTGGATCCCGTGCGCGATCGCTTGGATGACGAGGAGCAAATCCACGAAATGATGATCACATACAACTTCGACCAAGCCAATCCTGCGCGAGTGACGCCCGTGCTCACGGTGGATTACAATGATGGCTCGGATTATTTTTTTGAGTCCGGCGTATGGCAGTTATTCGATGCACAAAAGCGCCGCCTCGGCAGCGGCTCACACAATGATCCTGTGAGCCTCGCCAAAGGCAAACACGTGCTGCGCTATCACGTGCGTCATCCGGACAAAAAATTACTCGAGCGTTTTCAACATTCGCTTTTGATGCTCGATCAACCCGCCTCGCGCGCCGTTTCACTGGCCTTCCACGAACACGCCGAAGGAGCGATCCGCGGCACGGCGCGCTTTGCCGCACGCACACTCCGGCGCGGCGATTCAATTCGTCTTCACTTCGCCATCCCAAAACACGCGCAACTGTCTTCCGGTGTAAAGCCCGGCGACATATTGCGCGGCGAAATTCAGTACGGCGGCAACACCGACGGCCTCAACGGTGTCGGCCAAAAGCCGGGTGGTTTCCCCGTGCAATACATCGTGCCCGCCGCGCGCAATTCGTTCCCCTCCACCCAACCCAAAGTCGTGCCCGCCAAAAAACCGGAACCCAAAAAACTCACCGACGAAGAAAAGCTCGCAGAAAAAAATCTCGAACTCGCACTGGCCAAACTCAAACCGCTTGACCCCGTCAAGGACGCCGATGCGATCCTGAAGGCCACCGATGCCGTCCTCAAACTTCTCGACCTTGACGGACTCCAGCAATATCTCGGCACCCCCGCCGATGAAACTGCTGCCGACAAAGATGCTTTGAAGAAGAAATGGGATGCTCACAAAGCAGCGCTCATCACCGCCCTCCGCGCCCAAGCCCGGGTGAGACTCGCCCAAGCCAAAGCCGACAAGAAAACCATCGCCGCATTTGAAGCCGCTTGGAAAAAACTCATCCGCTGGAGCCCCGCCACCGATGCCGCCAATGCGGAGCTCTTGCTCGAAAGCGAACTGCTCCACGAACGCCTCGGAAACGCCGTAAAAATTCTCGCCGCCAAGATTTCCAAATCCCCCGAATCCCGGGCTCATTACGAAAAACGTGCCGAACTCCTCGGTAAAATCGGCTGGACTGAATGGCAAGCCCACGAGAAAAAGTCCCTGCTCGTGCGGTTCCCTAGCGAATATCCACCGTTCTAA
- a CDS encoding mechanosensitive ion channel, giving the protein MERTWEIIRDILTYPLIKMGDGSLTLQSLLILGLLFAVVLVMEKVVRERVIMRIFEKTDFPEALEYGIARILGYVFIVIGWYMSMQFVGIDLSSLALIAGGISVGVGFGLQNIINNFVSGIIIFAERPITIGDRVEVSGIAGRVVKISLRSTTVITNDNITMIVPNADFISQTVTNWSHGDPKVRIRVPVGVAYGSDIELLKKLLLEIADENPKTLKDPKPSVLFSEFGDNSLNFELALWTASMTTRPRRFISTINFAIEKKLRENDIEIPFPQRDLHIRSSDVSNVGAVEIKRPEEAEPPTGLGDRPEKDSR; this is encoded by the coding sequence ATGGAACGTACTTGGGAAATTATTCGGGATATTCTGACTTATCCGCTCATTAAAATGGGCGACGGCAGTCTCACGCTGCAAAGTTTGCTGATTTTAGGGCTGCTGTTTGCGGTGGTGTTGGTGATGGAAAAAGTGGTGCGCGAGCGGGTGATTATGCGCATTTTTGAGAAGACGGATTTTCCTGAGGCGCTCGAATACGGCATCGCGCGCATTCTTGGTTACGTGTTCATTGTCATCGGCTGGTACATGTCGATGCAGTTTGTAGGGATCGACCTCAGCTCGCTGGCGCTCATCGCCGGCGGCATCAGTGTGGGTGTGGGCTTCGGCCTGCAAAATATCATCAACAATTTTGTGAGCGGCATCATTATTTTTGCCGAGCGGCCCATCACCATTGGCGATCGGGTGGAGGTGAGTGGCATCGCCGGGCGCGTGGTAAAAATCAGCCTTCGTAGCACGACGGTGATTACCAATGACAACATCACGATGATCGTGCCCAACGCGGATTTTATTTCGCAAACGGTCACCAACTGGAGTCACGGTGATCCGAAAGTGCGTATTCGCGTGCCGGTGGGCGTGGCGTATGGGTCGGACATCGAGTTGCTGAAAAAACTGTTGCTGGAAATTGCCGATGAAAATCCGAAGACGTTGAAAGATCCGAAGCCGTCGGTGCTGTTTTCCGAATTCGGCGACAATTCGCTGAATTTTGAATTGGCGCTGTGGACGGCTTCGATGACCACGCGACCGCGGCGATTTATCAGCACCATCAATTTCGCCATCGAGAAAAAATTGCGCGAAAATGATATCGAGATTCCCTTCCCGCAACGTGATTTGCATATTCGTTCGAGTGATGTGAGCAATGTGGGCGCGGTGGAAATAAAAAGACCGGAGGAAGCGGAACCTCCCACCGGCCTTGGTGATCGTCCGGAGAAAGATTCCCGCTAG
- a CDS encoding PDZ domain-containing protein has protein sequence MKQLLFPIIAAAIALPALAADKNKIQEPSAKEASGTYLGVAMGEIPPLTRAQLGLPEGIGVSVGHVAKGSPAEKAGLKVNDIITQLEDQLIINSQQLQTLIHTKKPGDEVTLTFLRKGKEHKAKAKLAKGSLAARTPQALRLQNGQLRPFNLPNGAEGQWKQFNFPNGLGQGQMRMFKLNPQNLNQLNEQLKNIPGVNPADLKKMLEAQGLQFGPAIPNGPNGNGAREFKFHFNFPGGGNKGDLDPKDPNVNVRKQVMTSVTISDNTGSYTLTTKNGKKTFSAKDPDGAESFTGPVDTKKQRDSLDRDLFKKLEQLEGMGAGKGGIRLNGLNLNGGNFKFDKNFDFKIEPFKPAPKQAPKKPRSDA, from the coding sequence ATGAAACAACTGCTTTTCCCAATAATCGCTGCAGCCATCGCGTTGCCCGCCTTGGCAGCTGACAAAAATAAGATTCAGGAACCCTCCGCCAAAGAAGCCTCCGGCACCTACCTTGGGGTTGCGATGGGCGAAATTCCGCCTCTCACCCGCGCGCAGCTCGGCCTGCCCGAAGGCATTGGCGTATCCGTAGGACACGTGGCCAAAGGAAGCCCGGCAGAAAAAGCCGGCCTCAAGGTGAATGACATCATCACCCAGCTTGAAGATCAGCTCATTATCAATAGTCAGCAATTACAGACGCTCATCCACACCAAGAAACCCGGCGACGAAGTGACGCTCACTTTTTTGCGCAAAGGCAAAGAGCACAAGGCCAAAGCCAAGCTCGCCAAGGGGTCACTCGCCGCGCGTACGCCGCAAGCCTTGCGTTTGCAGAACGGCCAGTTGAGGCCCTTCAATCTGCCCAACGGCGCAGAAGGCCAGTGGAAACAATTCAATTTTCCCAACGGACTGGGCCAGGGGCAAATGAGAATGTTCAAACTGAACCCGCAAAATCTCAATCAGTTGAACGAGCAGTTGAAAAACATCCCCGGCGTGAATCCGGCGGATTTGAAAAAAATGCTCGAAGCTCAAGGCCTGCAATTCGGTCCCGCTATCCCGAACGGGCCAAACGGAAATGGCGCCAGAGAATTCAAGTTCCACTTCAACTTTCCTGGTGGAGGAAATAAGGGCGACCTCGACCCCAAAGACCCGAACGTCAACGTCCGCAAACAAGTGATGACCAGCGTCACCATCAGCGATAACACCGGCTCGTACACGCTCACCACGAAGAACGGCAAAAAAACCTTCAGCGCAAAGGATCCCGACGGCGCGGAATCATTCACCGGCCCGGTGGATACGAAGAAACAACGCGACTCGCTCGACCGCGATCTCTTCAAAAAACTCGAGCAACTCGAGGGCATGGGCGCCGGCAAAGGCGGCATCCGGCTGAACGGGCTGAACCTGAATGGCGGCAATTTCAAGTTCGACAAAAATTTTGATTTCAAAATCGAACCGTTCAAACCTGCGCCAAAGCAAGCGCCAAAGAAACCGCGCTCGGATGCGTAA